A single Denticeps clupeoides chromosome 7, fDenClu1.1, whole genome shotgun sequence DNA region contains:
- the eef2kmt gene encoding protein-lysine N-methyltransferase EEF2KMT isoform X1: MMDPNSHQSPNGQIDSRRVEDISLAFKKLFLAMCRLNVFPWDVLEAKLKTDKPSDVILDILNETYHHTVCRKYPPSVKYRRLFLQELIKKHEATAEEPLDELYDALSEVLGLEEETICYKSYLMLSGDVVSLTESVAVISEGTTGLVTWEAALYLTEWAIENQQVFSRRNVLEFGSGVGLTGIALCRSCKPSKYVFSDCHHGVLKRLRENVHLNSSADGEISGVSVHIEELDWESVPEDKLPSIGVDIVIAADVVYDPSIINCLVSLLSQILKCAGPGSPPEVYIASTIRNPETYNSFKTQLTNAAVQHLVVPGPVTKVFPYNRKSCIELIKLYV; encoded by the exons ATGATGGACCCTAATTCACACCAGAGTCCGAATGGGCAAATAGACAGTCGACGAGTAGAAGACATTAGTCTTGCATTTAAAAAGTTATTCTTGGCAATGTGTCGGCTAAATGTATTTCCATGGGAC GTCCTTGAAGCAAAACTTAAAACCGACAAACCATCAGACGTGATTCTTGATATTTTGAACGAG ACATATCATCACACAGTTTGCCGTAAATATCCACCATCCGTAAAATACAGACGGCTCTTCCTGCAGGAGCTGATTAAAAAG CATGAAGCCACTGCAGAAGAACCACTTGATGAGCTTTATGATGCTTTAAGTGAAGTTCTAGGTCTTGAAGAAGAAACAATCTGCTACAAAAGCTACTTGATG ctatcaGGGGATGTGGTGAGTCTCACAGAAAGTGTAGCTGTCATCTCAGAGGGCACTACAGGTTTGGTGACATGGGAGGCCGCTCTGTACCTGACAGAATGGGCCATTGAAAACCAGCAGGTCTTCAGCAGAAg gAATGTGCTGGAGTTTGGTAGTGGAGTAGGGCTGACTGGAATTGCTCTGTGTCGATCCTGCAAACCCAGCAAGTACGTGTTCAGTGACTGCCACCATGGTGTGTTGAAAAGGCTACGAGAGAACGTTCATCTGAACAGCTCAGCAGATGGGGAAATCTCTGGTGTGTCGGTCCATATAGAGGAACTCGACTGGGAGTCTGTGCCTGAGGATAAGCTGCCTAGTATCGGAGTGGATATCGTGATTGCTGCTG ATGTGGTGTATGATCCCAGTATTATCAATTGCCTGGTGAGTCTGTTGTCACAGATTCTGAAGTGTGCTGGCCCAGGATCCCCACCTGAGGTTTACATTGCTTCAACAATTCGTAACCCGGAAACATACAACTCTTTCAAGACACAGCTCA CAAACGCTGCTGTACAGCACCTTGTGGTTCCAGGCCCTGTCACCAAAGTCTTCCCATATAACAGAAAGTCTTGTATTGAACTGATAAAACTCtatgtgtaa
- the eef2kmt gene encoding protein-lysine N-methyltransferase EEF2KMT isoform X2 — protein sequence MMDPNSHQSPNGQIDSRRVEDISLAFKKLFLAMCRLNVFPWDTYHHTVCRKYPPSVKYRRLFLQELIKKHEATAEEPLDELYDALSEVLGLEEETICYKSYLMLSGDVVSLTESVAVISEGTTGLVTWEAALYLTEWAIENQQVFSRRNVLEFGSGVGLTGIALCRSCKPSKYVFSDCHHGVLKRLRENVHLNSSADGEISGVSVHIEELDWESVPEDKLPSIGVDIVIAADVVYDPSIINCLVSLLSQILKCAGPGSPPEVYIASTIRNPETYNSFKTQLTNAAVQHLVVPGPVTKVFPYNRKSCIELIKLYV from the exons ATGATGGACCCTAATTCACACCAGAGTCCGAATGGGCAAATAGACAGTCGACGAGTAGAAGACATTAGTCTTGCATTTAAAAAGTTATTCTTGGCAATGTGTCGGCTAAATGTATTTCCATGGGAC ACATATCATCACACAGTTTGCCGTAAATATCCACCATCCGTAAAATACAGACGGCTCTTCCTGCAGGAGCTGATTAAAAAG CATGAAGCCACTGCAGAAGAACCACTTGATGAGCTTTATGATGCTTTAAGTGAAGTTCTAGGTCTTGAAGAAGAAACAATCTGCTACAAAAGCTACTTGATG ctatcaGGGGATGTGGTGAGTCTCACAGAAAGTGTAGCTGTCATCTCAGAGGGCACTACAGGTTTGGTGACATGGGAGGCCGCTCTGTACCTGACAGAATGGGCCATTGAAAACCAGCAGGTCTTCAGCAGAAg gAATGTGCTGGAGTTTGGTAGTGGAGTAGGGCTGACTGGAATTGCTCTGTGTCGATCCTGCAAACCCAGCAAGTACGTGTTCAGTGACTGCCACCATGGTGTGTTGAAAAGGCTACGAGAGAACGTTCATCTGAACAGCTCAGCAGATGGGGAAATCTCTGGTGTGTCGGTCCATATAGAGGAACTCGACTGGGAGTCTGTGCCTGAGGATAAGCTGCCTAGTATCGGAGTGGATATCGTGATTGCTGCTG ATGTGGTGTATGATCCCAGTATTATCAATTGCCTGGTGAGTCTGTTGTCACAGATTCTGAAGTGTGCTGGCCCAGGATCCCCACCTGAGGTTTACATTGCTTCAACAATTCGTAACCCGGAAACATACAACTCTTTCAAGACACAGCTCA CAAACGCTGCTGTACAGCACCTTGTGGTTCCAGGCCCTGTCACCAAAGTCTTCCCATATAACAGAAAGTCTTGTATTGAACTGATAAAACTCtatgtgtaa
- the eef2kmt gene encoding protein-lysine N-methyltransferase EEF2KMT isoform X3: MMDPNSHQSPNGQIDSRRVEDISLAFKKLFLAMCRLNVFPWDVLEAKLKTDKPSDVILDILNETYHHTVCRKYPPSVKYRRLFLQELIKKHEATAEEPLDELYDALSEVLGLEEETICYKSYLMLSGDVVSLTESVAVISEGTTGLVTWEAALYLTEWAIENQQVFSRRNVLEFGSGVGLTGIALCRSCKPSNSADGEISGVSVHIEELDWESVPEDKLPSIGVDIVIAADVVYDPSIINCLVSLLSQILKCAGPGSPPEVYIASTIRNPETYNSFKTQLTNAAVQHLVVPGPVTKVFPYNRKSCIELIKLYV, translated from the exons ATGATGGACCCTAATTCACACCAGAGTCCGAATGGGCAAATAGACAGTCGACGAGTAGAAGACATTAGTCTTGCATTTAAAAAGTTATTCTTGGCAATGTGTCGGCTAAATGTATTTCCATGGGAC GTCCTTGAAGCAAAACTTAAAACCGACAAACCATCAGACGTGATTCTTGATATTTTGAACGAG ACATATCATCACACAGTTTGCCGTAAATATCCACCATCCGTAAAATACAGACGGCTCTTCCTGCAGGAGCTGATTAAAAAG CATGAAGCCACTGCAGAAGAACCACTTGATGAGCTTTATGATGCTTTAAGTGAAGTTCTAGGTCTTGAAGAAGAAACAATCTGCTACAAAAGCTACTTGATG ctatcaGGGGATGTGGTGAGTCTCACAGAAAGTGTAGCTGTCATCTCAGAGGGCACTACAGGTTTGGTGACATGGGAGGCCGCTCTGTACCTGACAGAATGGGCCATTGAAAACCAGCAGGTCTTCAGCAGAAg gAATGTGCTGGAGTTTGGTAGTGGAGTAGGGCTGACTGGAATTGCTCTGTGTCGATCCTGCAAACCCAGCAA CTCAGCAGATGGGGAAATCTCTGGTGTGTCGGTCCATATAGAGGAACTCGACTGGGAGTCTGTGCCTGAGGATAAGCTGCCTAGTATCGGAGTGGATATCGTGATTGCTGCTG ATGTGGTGTATGATCCCAGTATTATCAATTGCCTGGTGAGTCTGTTGTCACAGATTCTGAAGTGTGCTGGCCCAGGATCCCCACCTGAGGTTTACATTGCTTCAACAATTCGTAACCCGGAAACATACAACTCTTTCAAGACACAGCTCA CAAACGCTGCTGTACAGCACCTTGTGGTTCCAGGCCCTGTCACCAAAGTCTTCCCATATAACAGAAAGTCTTGTATTGAACTGATAAAACTCtatgtgtaa